Proteins from a single region of Desulfallas thermosapovorans DSM 6562:
- a CDS encoding nucleotidyltransferase family protein, producing MLTPKQLAGYRAGWLERKKKREQELEARYKKAITLARKAAEHLKQAYQCRVFLFGSLLEKDKFMEHSDIDIATLNLSSEQNFWRVYAEVMDILHPFDFDLIELERIDPEVRDYILQKGLEL from the coding sequence GTGTTAACACCAAAACAACTGGCCGGCTACCGCGCCGGGTGGCTTGAACGAAAAAAGAAGAGGGAGCAGGAACTGGAGGCCCGCTACAAAAAAGCTATTACCCTGGCCCGCAAGGCCGCTGAGCATTTAAAACAGGCTTATCAGTGCCGGGTGTTCTTATTTGGTTCCTTGCTGGAAAAGGACAAATTTATGGAGCATTCCGATATAGACATTGCCACATTAAACTTGAGTAGTGAACAGAACTTCTGGCGGGTATACGCAGAGGTCATGGATATACTACACCCGTTTGACTTTGACCTGATTGAGCTGGAAAGAATCGACCCTGAAGTGAGGGATTATATTCTCCAAAAGGGGTTGGAGTTATGA
- a CDS encoding CpsD/CapB family tyrosine-protein kinase: MPKKHSSPVFSSVDIRSPFAEAFRTLRTNLSFAGVDKPYRTILVTSTLPDEGKSSTTSNLGVVLAQAGQKVLIMDCDLRKPVQHNNFMLNNTVGVTNCLVNGQELSRVVQSTEVLGLDVLTCGPIPPNPAELIASDKMAALINAAREAYDIVLVDSPPALTVTDASLLSAMVDGVLLVVKTASTKIEMVQEAKSSLEKANAKIIGVVLNQVDANSSNYYYHYYYYAKDDKKKSMPKVAL; the protein is encoded by the coding sequence ATGCCAAAAAAGCATAGCAGCCCGGTTTTCAGCAGTGTCGACATCCGTTCACCCTTTGCGGAGGCATTCCGTACCTTGCGTACCAATTTAAGTTTTGCGGGGGTAGACAAGCCCTACCGGACTATTTTGGTCACCAGCACCTTACCCGATGAGGGTAAATCCAGTACCACATCCAACTTGGGGGTGGTACTGGCCCAGGCCGGGCAAAAAGTGCTGATTATGGACTGCGACCTGAGAAAACCGGTGCAGCATAATAACTTTATGTTAAATAATACAGTTGGGGTAACGAACTGTTTGGTAAACGGCCAGGAACTCAGCCGGGTGGTGCAGAGTACCGAAGTGCTCGGATTGGATGTATTGACTTGCGGGCCGATCCCCCCCAATCCGGCGGAACTAATAGCCTCCGATAAAATGGCCGCCTTGATAAACGCTGCCCGGGAGGCCTATGACATTGTTCTGGTGGACTCGCCACCTGCTTTGACGGTAACCGATGCATCACTGCTGTCCGCTATGGTGGACGGAGTGCTACTGGTGGTAAAAACTGCTTCCACCAAAATTGAGATGGTGCAAGAGGCCAAATCGTCACTGGAAAAGGCTAACGCCAAAATAATCGGTGTAGTGCTGAACCAGGTGGACGCCAACAGCAGCAATTATTATTACCACTATTATTACTATGCCAAGGATGATAAAAAAAAGAGCATGCCCAAAGTAGCTTTATAA
- a CDS encoding GumC family protein: MSEKPDYIESDEIDLRQIFGVLKKWSKVIVIITLLALLTSAVMSYFVMDPVYEARSMLLVTMPVGNQPASLQSGNDLESVINTISRLPLMTMNTYVSQLTSDTMYQRVVDKLNLDEQGYKAKNLAGMVKAEVAKDSNIIELRVQHTDPRLAADVANALGEVYLEYLSEKNQQQMTRSTDFLLEQKEETDKQLNALLEEYRLFNSDAQSVEYLQKQFASLTDDLNAYQTQADLAYAEARQLEAGVASLRAKLAQTPETITVDRVSQDGTGVIVSEEANQVYVSLSQQLNEKEAQLAEKTAGLAAMNEAIERLRAQLASLQTVLSAKQIKQQQLQNEISRLEETQNMLAQKITQTQIAKSIDMGETSINIASPALVPANPVKPNKQLNMAIALVLGLMVAVGLAFVLEFMDNTIKSPDDVQKHLGLPVVGTIPFYRGSGNKSVRGLLNAKKA, translated from the coding sequence ATGTCTGAAAAACCTGACTACATAGAGTCCGACGAAATAGACCTGCGGCAAATATTCGGGGTGCTCAAAAAATGGAGCAAGGTGATTGTGATCATCACCCTGCTGGCATTGCTTACCAGTGCCGTGATGAGTTATTTTGTCATGGACCCGGTATATGAAGCCAGATCCATGCTGCTGGTCACCATGCCTGTTGGCAACCAGCCGGCCTCTTTGCAAAGCGGTAACGATCTGGAATCAGTGATCAATACTATATCCCGGCTACCCCTCATGACCATGAATACCTATGTCAGCCAGTTAACCAGTGATACCATGTACCAGCGGGTGGTCGACAAACTTAATCTGGACGAACAGGGGTACAAGGCTAAAAACCTGGCGGGTATGGTTAAGGCCGAAGTGGCCAAGGACAGCAACATTATAGAGCTCAGGGTGCAGCACACCGACCCGAGGCTGGCCGCCGACGTGGCCAATGCGCTGGGTGAAGTATACCTGGAATACCTATCGGAAAAAAACCAGCAGCAGATGACACGCTCCACCGACTTTTTATTGGAACAAAAGGAAGAAACCGATAAACAATTGAACGCGCTTTTGGAAGAATACAGGCTATTTAATTCCGACGCTCAAAGTGTGGAATACCTGCAAAAACAGTTTGCCAGCTTGACCGACGATTTAAACGCCTACCAGACCCAAGCGGATCTAGCCTATGCCGAGGCAAGGCAGTTGGAGGCCGGTGTGGCCAGTTTAAGGGCCAAGCTGGCCCAGACCCCGGAAACCATCACCGTTGACAGAGTGAGCCAGGATGGCACGGGGGTTATTGTCTCGGAGGAAGCCAACCAAGTTTATGTTAGCCTGTCCCAGCAGTTAAACGAAAAGGAAGCCCAACTGGCGGAAAAGACCGCCGGCCTAGCGGCCATGAACGAAGCCATCGAGCGGCTGCGGGCACAGCTGGCCTCGCTGCAGACAGTGCTAAGTGCCAAGCAAATTAAACAGCAGCAGCTGCAAAATGAAATAAGCCGGCTGGAAGAAACTCAAAACATGCTGGCCCAAAAGATCACCCAAACCCAAATCGCCAAATCCATCGATATGGGCGAGACCAGCATTAATATTGCTTCGCCGGCCCTGGTGCCCGCCAACCCGGTAAAGCCGAACAAACAGCTTAACATGGCAATAGCCCTGGTGTTGGGGTTGATGGTGGCGGTGGGCTTGGCCTTTGTATTGGAATTTATGGATAATACCATCAAAAGTCCCGACGATGTGCAAAAACACCTGGGATTACCGGTGGTGGGTACTATTCCGTTCTACAGGGGTTCCGGTAATAAATCCGTTAGGGGGTTATTAAATGCCAAAAAAGCATAG
- a CDS encoding polysaccharide biosynthesis protein: MNGHARLALLLFCDAVLINLSIIIAYIFRFESLDLTAPHLLQYYKIAPMVVLVYLAFFYVMKLYNRVWAYASISELIAIVQAVTLGSLGFIALTYLFENLLPRSIILSSWALLILLVGASRLSWRLVVERKKGNGHYGKRTLIIGAGDAGVLVARELKNHDSGLMPVGFIDDDKGKQRMRVLDLPVLGGRQRISLVVKRYNIETIIIAMPSADAQTIRELVAICNQTGLEVKILPGMYQLIDGRVSVSHLRPVKIEDLLHREPVKLNLGEISDYIKGETVLVTGAGGSIGSELCRQVAGFAPKKLVLLGHGENSIHKIWLELSAKYPDLPLGIEIADVRDQPKINYIFQQNRPGLVFHAAAHKHVPLMELHPDEAVKTNIFGTKNLAEAADRAGAKTFVLISTDKAVNPSSVMGATKRMAELIVQHMARISHTRFVAVRFGNVLGSRGSVVPIFEEQIKNGGPVTVTDPEMKRYFMTIPEAVQLVIQAGSMADGGEVFILDMGEPVKIVDLACEMIRLSGLEPEKDIKIKFIGARPGEKLFEELLTAEEGSAATKHKRIFVAKPCLVDIAALEQELLLLAQKTTRIKDEDVFAALAAILPNFKCYRKVRAV, from the coding sequence ATGAACGGTCACGCGCGATTAGCACTGCTGCTATTTTGCGATGCTGTATTAATCAATCTGTCAATTATTATTGCCTATATTTTCAGGTTCGAAAGTTTGGATCTAACCGCTCCGCACTTGTTACAGTATTACAAAATTGCTCCCATGGTGGTACTGGTATACCTGGCCTTTTTTTATGTTATGAAATTATACAACCGGGTATGGGCATATGCCAGTATTAGTGAACTAATCGCCATCGTACAGGCGGTAACCCTGGGCAGCCTGGGTTTCATCGCCCTTACATATTTATTTGAAAACCTGCTGCCCCGCAGCATCATATTATCTTCCTGGGCGCTGTTAATTTTACTGGTGGGAGCTTCGCGCCTAAGCTGGCGGTTGGTGGTGGAACGCAAAAAAGGCAACGGTCACTATGGTAAGCGCACCCTGATCATCGGGGCCGGGGACGCCGGCGTGCTGGTGGCCCGGGAACTGAAAAACCATGACAGCGGCCTTATGCCGGTGGGGTTTATCGACGATGACAAAGGCAAGCAAAGAATGCGAGTGCTGGACCTGCCGGTGTTGGGTGGCCGGCAGCGGATCTCCCTGGTGGTCAAACGTTATAATATTGAAACTATCATCATTGCCATGCCCTCTGCGGATGCACAAACTATTCGGGAATTGGTGGCCATATGTAACCAAACCGGCCTGGAGGTAAAAATATTACCCGGCATGTACCAGCTCATCGACGGCCGGGTATCCGTCAGTCACCTGCGCCCGGTGAAAATCGAAGATTTGCTGCATCGCGAGCCCGTGAAACTGAACCTTGGTGAAATATCGGACTATATCAAAGGGGAAACAGTACTGGTGACCGGGGCCGGGGGCTCCATAGGCTCGGAGCTCTGCCGCCAGGTGGCGGGCTTTGCCCCCAAAAAGCTGGTGCTTTTAGGCCACGGAGAAAACAGTATCCATAAAATATGGCTGGAGCTGTCCGCCAAGTATCCGGATCTTCCCCTGGGTATAGAAATCGCCGACGTACGGGATCAGCCCAAGATTAATTACATATTTCAACAAAACCGGCCGGGATTGGTCTTCCACGCCGCCGCGCACAAGCATGTGCCCCTGATGGAATTACACCCGGACGAAGCAGTGAAAACGAACATATTCGGTACCAAAAACCTGGCCGAGGCAGCGGACAGGGCGGGTGCCAAAACCTTTGTACTGATATCCACCGACAAAGCAGTAAACCCCTCCAGCGTTATGGGGGCCACCAAACGCATGGCCGAGCTCATTGTGCAGCACATGGCCCGGATCAGCCACACCCGGTTCGTGGCCGTGCGGTTCGGCAACGTACTGGGCAGCCGGGGTAGTGTGGTGCCCATCTTCGAAGAACAAATTAAAAACGGCGGCCCGGTTACCGTCACCGACCCGGAGATGAAACGCTACTTCATGACCATCCCCGAAGCGGTGCAGCTGGTCATCCAGGCCGGTTCCATGGCGGACGGGGGCGAAGTGTTCATACTGGACATGGGTGAACCGGTGAAAATAGTGGACCTGGCCTGCGAAATGATCAGGCTCTCCGGTTTGGAACCCGAAAAAGACATTAAAATAAAATTTATCGGTGCCAGGCCCGGTGAAAAACTTTTTGAAGAACTGCTCACCGCCGAAGAGGGCTCCGCTGCCACCAAGCATAAAAGAATATTTGTAGCCAAACCTTGCCTGGTGGATATAGCCGCTCTGGAGCAGGAGCTGTTGCTTTTGGCCCAAAAAACCACCCGGATTAAGGATGAAGATGTATTTGCCGCTCTGGCGGCCATACTGCCCAATTTCAAGTGTTACAGAAAAGTGAGGGCAGTGTAA